In Fundulus heteroclitus isolate FHET01 chromosome 16, MU-UCD_Fhet_4.1, whole genome shotgun sequence, a single genomic region encodes these proteins:
- the mmd gene encoding monocyte to macrophage differentiation factor isoform X2 has translation MKRINSFQRFMNRRASANCRYQPTVYEHAANCYTHALLIVPAFVGMTLLHCLSDNNWERVTAWVYGLGLCALFVVSTVFHIITWKKSHMRSVEQCFHMCDRVVIYFFIAASYTPWLNLRELGPLAAHMRWFVWLMAAAGTIYVFNYHEKYKLVELAFYLTMGFFPASVITSMSNTDGLHELAYGGLIYCLGVFFFKSDGVIPFAHAIWHVFVALAAAVHYYAIWKYLYNAPASESLLQS, from the exons ATGAAGCGTATTAACAGTTTTCAAAG ATTCATGAACAGACGGGCTTCTGCTAACTGCCGCTACCAGCCCACCGTCTACGAACATGCTGCAAACTGCTACACTCACGCC CTCCTCATCGTGCCGGCCTTCGTGGGCATGACGCTGCTGCACTGCCTGTCCGACAACAACTGGGAGAGGGTCACGGCCTGGGTGTACGGGCTGGGCCTGTGCGCCCTCTTCGTGGTCTCCACCGTCTTTCACATCATCACCTGGAAGAAGAGCCACATGAG GTCGGTGGAGCAGTGCTTTCACATGTGTGACAGAGTGGTCATCTATTTCTTCATCGCTGCCTCCTACACGCCTTG GTTGAACCTGCGAGAACTCGGCCCCTTGGCCGCTCACATGCGCTGGTTCGTGTGGCTCATGGCTGCTGCCGGAACCATTTATGTTTTCAACTACCATGAAAA GTATAAGCTGGTGGAGCTGGCCTTCTATTTGACCATGGGATTTTTTCCTGCTTCGGTCATAACATCAATG AGCAACACGGACGGTCTGCACGAGCTGGCGTATGGAGGACTCATCTACTGCCTCGGCGTGTTCTTCTTTAAGAGCGACGGCGTCATCCCCTTCGCCCACGCCATCTGGCACGTGTTCGTGGCGCTGGCTGCGGCCGTGCACTACTACGCCATCTGGAAGTACCTGTACAATGCTCCCGCTTCGGAGTCCCTCCTCCAGTCCTGA
- the hlfa gene encoding HLF transcription factor, PAR bZIP family member a has protein sequence MEKMARPLPMNPTFLPPTHGVLKSLLENPLKLPFHHDEGFGKEKEKEKKLDDESSAASHPQSAFLGPTLWDKTLPYDGDNFQLEYMDLEEFLSENGIPANTAQGEQAAQPSQAPLQQVPPPPPPTPSVVDLSSRAGVSAHAAVPPQTCRHSPSTTALPSARDTPSPIDPESIQVPVTYEPDPADLALSSVPGQEMFDPRKRKFSAEELKPQPMIKKARKVFIPEDLKDDKYWARRRKNNVAAKRSRDARRLKENQIAIRAGFLEKENAALRVEVADLRKELGRCKNILAKYEARHGPL, from the exons ATGGAGAAAATGGCCAGACCTCTTCCCATGAACCCAACTTTCCTGCCGCCGACGCACGGCGTACTGAAGTCCCTGCTGGAGAACCCGCTGAAGCTGCCGTTTCACCACGATGAAG GATTCgggaaggagaaggagaaagagaagaagCTGGACGATGAGAGCAGCGCCGCCAGCCATCCGCAGtccgccttcctgggccccaCCCTGTGGGACAAGACCCTGCCGTACGATGGTGACAACTTCCAGCTGGAATACATGGACCTGGAGGAGTTCCTGTCAGAAAACGGCATCCCGGCCAACACGGCTCAGGGCGAGCAGGCGGCCCAGCCGTCCCAGGCGCCCCTGCAGCAGGTCCCGCCGCCCCCGCCGCCCACTCCCTCTGTGGTGGACCTCAGCAGCCGCGCCGGCGTGTCGGCTCACGCGGCCGTGCCGCCCCAGACCTGCCGGCACAGCCCCAGCACCACAG CGCTGCCTTCAGCCAGAGACACCCCCAGTCCCATCGACCCAGAGTCCATCCAGGTTCCGGTGACGTACGAGCCGGACCCTGCGGACTTGGCCCTGTCCAGCGTTCCTGGTCAGGAGATGTTCGACCCCAGGAAGCGCAAGTTCTCTGCTGAGGAGCTGAAGCCGCAGCCGATGATCAAGAAAGCTCGGAAGGTCTTCATTCCTGAGGATCTGAAG GACGATAAGTACTGGGCCCGGCGCAGAAAGAACAACGTGGCGGCCAAGCGCTCGCGGGACGCCCGGCGCCTCAAAGAGAACCAGATCGCCATCCGGGCCGGCTTCCTGGAGAAGGAGAACGCCGCCCTCCGCGTCGAGGTGGCAGACTTGAGGAAGGAGCTGGGCCGCTGCAAGAACATTCTGGCTAAATACGAGGCCCGACACGGGCCCCTGtga
- the mmd gene encoding monocyte to macrophage differentiation factor isoform X1 produces MLGLDLHRTRLGRFMNRRASANCRYQPTVYEHAANCYTHALLIVPAFVGMTLLHCLSDNNWERVTAWVYGLGLCALFVVSTVFHIITWKKSHMRSVEQCFHMCDRVVIYFFIAASYTPWLNLRELGPLAAHMRWFVWLMAAAGTIYVFNYHEKYKLVELAFYLTMGFFPASVITSMSNTDGLHELAYGGLIYCLGVFFFKSDGVIPFAHAIWHVFVALAAAVHYYAIWKYLYNAPASESLLQS; encoded by the exons ATTCATGAACAGACGGGCTTCTGCTAACTGCCGCTACCAGCCCACCGTCTACGAACATGCTGCAAACTGCTACACTCACGCC CTCCTCATCGTGCCGGCCTTCGTGGGCATGACGCTGCTGCACTGCCTGTCCGACAACAACTGGGAGAGGGTCACGGCCTGGGTGTACGGGCTGGGCCTGTGCGCCCTCTTCGTGGTCTCCACCGTCTTTCACATCATCACCTGGAAGAAGAGCCACATGAG GTCGGTGGAGCAGTGCTTTCACATGTGTGACAGAGTGGTCATCTATTTCTTCATCGCTGCCTCCTACACGCCTTG GTTGAACCTGCGAGAACTCGGCCCCTTGGCCGCTCACATGCGCTGGTTCGTGTGGCTCATGGCTGCTGCCGGAACCATTTATGTTTTCAACTACCATGAAAA GTATAAGCTGGTGGAGCTGGCCTTCTATTTGACCATGGGATTTTTTCCTGCTTCGGTCATAACATCAATG AGCAACACGGACGGTCTGCACGAGCTGGCGTATGGAGGACTCATCTACTGCCTCGGCGTGTTCTTCTTTAAGAGCGACGGCGTCATCCCCTTCGCCCACGCCATCTGGCACGTGTTCGTGGCGCTGGCTGCGGCCGTGCACTACTACGCCATCTGGAAGTACCTGTACAATGCTCCCGCTTCGGAGTCCCTCCTCCAGTCCTGA